The Dokdonella sp. nucleotide sequence GGACAGGCCCCGCCACTGCAATGATGCGCTCCGAGCAGCAATACCGGTGCCGCGTCACCGGCGCAGGCACACCCGATCGTGCCTGCGCGGGTCGTTTCGGATCAGCTGCGCTCGCGACGCCGCAAGGGGCGAAGATGCCTGCTGGCGGTGCGCGCCTGGCGCAAACGTGAGGCATGTAACTCCTTGCGGGTAGCCAGAGGCCGCGCAAGCGCCGGTTTGGGCACGGGTTGCGCGACCGCGCGTTGGATTTCGCTACGCTGCGGCCGCTGATCCTCGCACTTCACGACCATTTCGCACCGCTCCGCGGCAGCGGTTGCATGACGACAAGGTGGCGGTACGCTGCGCGCATGAACACGCCCGAACCGTCGCCCCTGAAAAGCGTTCCCGCCGACTGCTCGGATCTCTATCGCCTCGCCGTGCGTGTCGCCGCGACCGGGACGAACGAAGAACTCCGCGCGATGGTGGAACGGCTGCAGCCCCGAGGAAAACTCAGCCTCGTGACTTCAAGGGATGCCCTGATCAATCCCGCAATGGCGCCGTGACATCCGCAAGGTTCGCAGCCGGCTTCATCCGAAGCTGCTGCACGGGTCGCCATTACCTCGATCAGCTTGCGGGCTAGTGGATGCCCTTGCGGTAGTCGCTGCCAACAGGCAGGGGGGCCAGCATCTTCCCAAGGATCTCGCGGCGCTCGGCCAGCGCCTTGTCGGAAGGAGCTGGAAGTCGCAAACCTCGTCTTGGTCGACCGCGATCATCTCCTTCAAGAGACCACGCGCCCGTGAAGGGACGAGGTCCCTCACGAACGAGTGCGCCGGTATCCTGCCGGGCCAGACATTGCCCTGTAGGCAACGAACTTGGAGTGGGGGCTTGAGTCGGGGCTTGCCGGATTCCCTGAATCTGCGACGCTCGGCAGAAACGAGCTGGAGTGACCATGGAACTGACGAATGATCGACGCCTGCGCCTGGACGCGTCGGACCGGAAACTGATCCGCGCCATCGCCGCCGAGGAGGCCGCCGAGATCGTGTCGATCGAGTTCATTCGCGAATGCGCGGTGAACGTCCGCAACGGATCGGCGACCCACGTCTACGCCGACATCATGCGTGTGATGTTCGATCACTTCCTGGCGGAAGCCGAAGCCCTGGTGCGCTCGGCAAGGCTTCAGTGAGGAAAGGCTTGCGGGTGCCGTCCGGAAGGGGCGGCAGCGGCCTGTCTTCGCCGGGAAACCGGCGACGGACCGATGTCCGGTTCGTCTTCGTTCCGTGGTTGCGATGAATCCTCTCGCGAACCCCATGCCAGCGTGGCCAGGGGGGCAGTCGGGGCGCGATGTCGTTCAACGAGCGCAGCTCGGCGTTGCGCCGGCTCGACACACCGTCGTCCGCCTTCGCCGTCGCGCATCGATCTGCGCCCACGCAAGACGGTAACGCCGTTGCGGGATCGATCAGAGCATCCTTGGCCGTGGCCGGTACCACGGCATGACGGTAGACATGCCGGCACCCGGATTCGAACTGGGGACCTACCGCTTACAAGGCGGTTGCTCTACCAACTGAGCTATGCCGGCACAGGCCGCGCATTCTAGGGATGCTCTGAGCAATCCCGCAATGGCGGGATTGCTCAGAGCATCCCTAGAAACACTCCACCGCCTGCTCGGCCACAGCAGCGACTGCGGCACGTGCGCGTGCATCGAGCGTGGCGTCGCGGGCGATCGCGTAGTCAATGAAATACACCGGCAGTTCCTCGGTGCGCTGGATGACTTCGGGCGCGAAGCCGAGCGCGGTGATCTCGGCACGGCGGCGCTCGGCATTGGCCTGCTCGCGGAACAGGCCGAGCGAAACCGTGTTCTGCTGCTCGCCGGCGGTGACCACGTAGTAGTCGCGCACGCCCTTCGATGACAACGAGCGCGCGAGGCCGAGCGCTTCCTCGCGCGACTTCACCGCCGGCAGGTAGACCCAGTAGCCGCGCGATTGGGTGGCGCGCGCATTGCGGTACTGGATGCGTCGCACCTGCGGGGTCAGCACCT carries:
- a CDS encoding SPOR domain-containing protein, with translation MFPRFLFLFLLALNIGGACWIAFAPAPAERAPELLPEPGVARLILLSERDGGDGASPASTAAVAGRGDDVCRTLGPFATQADMRAAMQVLTPQVRRIQYRNARATQSRGYWVYLPAVKSREEALGLARSLSSKGVRDYYVVTAGEQQNTVSLGLFREQANAERRRAEITALGFAPEVIQRTEELPVYFIDYAIARDATLDARARAAVAAVAEQAVECF